The DNA sequence ATGCGCGACCTTTGGGAAAACGCTGCACATGCGCCTCCTGCCGATCATCCTGTTCGCATCCATCCTGACGGGCCCACTGCGCGGCCAGGACGCCGCCTACCTGGCGCAGTTCGACGCGTTCCAGAAGGCCAGCGGCACCGAGGCGATGCAGCGCAGCGCCATGGAGGCGATGATGGACGTGCAGGAGCAGGACCCCGATGTGGACAAGGAGTTCCTCAAGCGGTTCCGCAAGGAGGTGCTGGGGCGGCTCGGCGAGCTCAACGCGGAGATCGCGGTGCTGTACTACGAGCGCTTCAGCCTGGAGGAGCTGCAGGAGATGACGCGCTTCTATGAAACCCCGCTGGGCCGCAAGCTCGCCCGTGAGAACCCCGGTCTCGTGGAAGGCTCCACGCGCATAGGCGCGGCCTGGGGCCAGCGGGTGGCCACCGAGGTGCTGGAGGGCATGCGCTGAGGTTCAACGCCCCGCCGCCGCACGCCGCAGCCGGTCGTTGATCGCACGGCCCAATCCTTCCTCCGGAAAACGCTCGGCGACGATCACCTGGCAATCGCTCGTATCCAGCTCGCGCAGCACGGCGAAGAGATGCCGGGCCGCAGCGGCCAGATCGCCCTCCGGCGAAAGCACCTCGCAGCGGTGGGCGGGGTGCTCGCTGCGGAAGCTGATGACGCCCACGGCACGCCCGGCAAAGCGGCGGAGGAGGGCCGGCACGTCACCCACATGCACCGGCTTTCGAGGCGCATAGTGGCTCTCCAACATCCCGGGGGCTTGCGGTCGGGCGTTGGTCGGGGCTTGATGGACGGGACCCACCACCTCCTCGATCGCTTCCACGGGCACACCGCCCGGTCGGTACAACACCCAATTCCCCTGCCAACCCAGGATGGTGCTTTCCACACCCACGGAGCAGGGCCCGCCGTCCAGGATGTAGGGGATGCGTCCACCGAGCTGGTCCAGCACGTGTTGCGCCGTGGTGGGGCTCACGTAGCCGAACGGGTTGGCGCTGGGCGCGGCGAGCGGAGCGTCCAGGGCGTTCAGCAGGGCACGCGTCATCGGGTGAGCGGGCATACGCACGGCCACGGTGTCCAGTCCGCTGGTCACCAGATCGGGCACGCCAGGGCGCTTCGGCAGCACCAGGGTGAGCGGTCCGGGCCAGAAGCGCTCGATGAGGGCCTCGGCTTCAGGGGGTACGTGGGCCACCTGGTCCAGCTGCTGCCGGTCGCGCACATGCACGATCAGGGGATCGAAGGCGGGCCGCTGCTTCACGCTGAAGATGGTGAGCACGGCCTCCTCGTTGAAGGCGTCCGCCGCCAGTCCGTAGACGGTCTCCGTGGGAATGGCCCCTACGCCCCCCTGCTTCAGCAGCTGCGCGGCATGGGCCACATCGGTGCCGATCGTCGTCGTCATCGCGGGGCGAAGTTCCGCACCACCCGGGGAACCGACCGCCCCGTTCGTTGTTCCTTCGTCCGATAGGCCCCCCCGACCCATGCGCACACGCCATCCCCTGTCCTTCCTGCTCGTCGCCATCACGCTCACGGCGCAGGCCCAGGTGCCGGACGACTTCATGCAGTTCAACGCACAGCGCGAACGCACGAGCGCCAGCAGCATGTTGGTGCTGGGCGGCTGGGCGGTGGGCAACCTGGTGGCGGGCGGCGTCGGCATGGCCACCACGCCCTCGGGCAGCGAGGCGTTCCACTTCCACCAGATGAACGCGGCCTGGAACGTGGTGAACCTGGGCATCGCGGTGCCGGCCTACCTGGGCGCGAAGAAGCGGCTGCGCGGTCCGTCGACCTTGGACATCCCCGGCACCTTCGACGCGCAGCGCAAGGTGGAGGCCGTGTACCTCATCAACACCGGGCTCGACCTGGCCTACATGGGCGCCGGGCTGTGGTTGTGGGAGAACGGGCGCGGCGATCCGGCGGCCAAGCGCAGCGAGATGTTCCAGGGCTTCGGCACCTCCTTGCTGCTGCAGGGCGGATTCCTCTTCGTGTACGACCTGGCCAACTACATCGTGCACGCCCGCCATTGGAAACGGTCGCGCGCCGGCCTCTGGCAGCATCTGCAGTTCAACGGCACCAGCATCCGGTACGCCTTCTGAACAGCACGGTCGGTCACCGGGAACACCCTCCGCGACCGCCCCACCGACCCGGCCGAACACCCCGCGTTACCTTGTCCGCACCGACCATGATGCGCCACCTTCTCCTGGCCACTGCGGTGGCCCTGTCCGCCTCGTTGAGTCACGCGCAGCGGAAGCCTGAACGGCCCGCGATCGACACGCTCAAGGCCGACCAGCTCAGCGGCCTGAAGTTCCGCTCCATCGGCCCTGCCTTCATGAGCGGCCGCATCGCCGATGCGGTGATCCACCCGACGAAGCCCAACACCTGGTACGTGGCCGTGGGCTCCGGTGGTGTGTGGAAGACGGTGAACGCCGGCACCACCTGGAGCCCGGTCTTCGACGGGCAGGGCAGCTATTCCATCGGCTGCATCACGCTGGATCCGCAGGACCCCGAGGTGGTGTGGGTGGGCACCGGCGAGAACGTGGGCGGCCGGCACGTGGGCTTCGGCGACGGTGCGTACCGCAGTGCCGACGGCGGCAAGACCTGGAAGAACATGGGGCTGAAGACCAGCGAGCACATCAGCCGCATCGTGGTGCACCCCAACGACCCCAGCACGGTGTGGGTGGCCGCGCAGGGCCCCCTGTGGAGCAAGGGCGGCGAGCGCGGGGTGTACCGCAGCACCGATGGCGGAAAGACGTGGAAGCGCACGCTCGGCGATGACGCGTGGGTGGGCGCCACCGACCTGGTGATCGATCCCCGCGATCCGAAGCTGCTGTACGCGGCCACCTGGCAGCGGCACCGCACCGTGGCCGGCTACATGGGCGGCGGGCCGGGTTCCGCCATCCACCGCAGCACCGACGGCGGAGAGACGTGGACGAAGCTCGAAGGCGGGCTCCCCGGCGGCAACCTCGGCAAGATCGGCCTGGCCCTCTCGCCGCAGAAGCCCGATGTGCTCTACGCCGCCATCGAGTTGGACCGTCGCACCGGCGCCGTGTACCGCAGCGCTGACCGCGGCGCCAGCTGGACGAAGATGTCCGATGCGGTGAGCGGCGGCACCGGCCCGCACTACTACCAGGAGCTCTACGCCTGCCCGCACCAGTTCGACCGGCTGTACCTGGTGAGCAACACCACGCAGACCTCCGACGACGGCGGGAAGACCTTCCGATACATGAACGTGGACACCCGGCACGTGGACGATCACGTGGTGGTGTTCCGCAAGGATGACCCCGAGTACCTGCTCTTCGGCTGCGATGGTGGACTGTACGAGACCTTCGACCGCGGGGCCACCTGGCGCCACATCGGCAACCTGCCCGTGACGCAGTTCTACAAGGTGGCCGTGGACGATGCGCTTCCCTTCTACAACGTGTACGGCGGCACGCAGGACAACAACACCCAGGGCGGCCCGTCGCGCACGGACAACGAGCACGGCATCCGCAACAGCGACTGGAGCGCAGTGATCGGTGGCGATGGGCACCAGCCCGCCACCGAGCCCGGCAACCCCGACATCGTCTACGGCCAGTGGCAACAGGGCAACCTGATGCGGCACGACCGGCGCACCGGCGAGAACGTGTACATCCGTCCGCAGGCCGCACCCGGAGAGCCTTGGGAGCGCAGCAACTGGGACGCGCCCATCGTGGTGAGCCCGCACGATCCCGCCACCATCTACTTCGGCACCTACCGCGTGTGGCGCAGCACC is a window from the Flavobacteriales bacterium genome containing:
- a CDS encoding DUF2059 domain-containing protein — encoded protein: MRLLPIILFASILTGPLRGQDAAYLAQFDAFQKASGTEAMQRSAMEAMMDVQEQDPDVDKEFLKRFRKEVLGRLGELNAEIAVLYYERFSLEELQEMTRFYETPLGRKLARENPGLVEGSTRIGAAWGQRVATEVLEGMR
- a CDS encoding threonylcarbamoyl-AMP synthase → MTTTIGTDVAHAAQLLKQGGVGAIPTETVYGLAADAFNEEAVLTIFSVKQRPAFDPLIVHVRDRQQLDQVAHVPPEAEALIERFWPGPLTLVLPKRPGVPDLVTSGLDTVAVRMPAHPMTRALLNALDAPLAAPSANPFGYVSPTTAQHVLDQLGGRIPYILDGGPCSVGVESTILGWQGNWVLYRPGGVPVEAIEEVVGPVHQAPTNARPQAPGMLESHYAPRKPVHVGDVPALLRRFAGRAVGVISFRSEHPAHRCEVLSPEGDLAAAARHLFAVLRELDTSDCQVIVAERFPEEGLGRAINDRLRRAAAGR